The following is a genomic window from Lysinibacillus sp. G4S2.
GTATCACCGCTAAGTGAATTAATAAAATTTGTACAAGCATCGGTGTCCCACGAAATAAATCTACGTACAGTTTACATGGCCAATAAATCCATTTTCTAGTCGATAATTTTCCAAGTCCTAAAAATAGCCCTAAAAGAATTCCGCCAAAATAACCACTGAGCGTTAAAATTAGCGTCACACCAATACCACGTATAAACATATCACGGTAGTTCCAGACTATGTCCCAGCGTAAGTCAAAGATGTCCATCCGAAAACCCCACTTCCCCTTTTAATTCCATCAAAAATCAATTTCGCATTGGCGTAATTGTTGCTGTCGCTTTGCTTTCGCAACAGAGAACATTTGTTGCTGTCGCTTTGCTTTCGCAACAGAGAACATTTGTAGCTGTAGCTGCCGATTTGCTTTCGCTACAATAACATTTTGCTATATGAAAATAAATGAGCCGCTAGCATAACTATACTAGTGGCATCATGTATTTATTATTACTTAAATTCTGTTCCTGTAATTTCTTTTAATTTACCGTTTTCTTTAATTTTTTTCAGACCTTCATTTAATAGGTTTAACAGCTCTTTATTCCCTTTTTGAACCATAAATCCATAATATTCTTTTTCAAATGCGTCATCTTTAACTACTTTAAGCTTTTCTTTTGGATGTGCCTTAATATATTCATAAACTACCGCATTATCACCAATTGTTGCGTCTACGTTTCCATTTAGCATCTCTTGAATAGCAATTGGTTGGGTTTCAAATGCCATAATATTTGTACTTGATTCACCTTGAAGCTTTTTAGCAGCTTCATGACCAGTAGCATTAATTTGTACCGAAATCTTTTTATCTTTTAAATCATCTAAAGATTTAATCTTTGAATCTTCCTTTACAACGATTACTAATTGAGATTCATAATATGGCTCAGTAAAGTCAAATGACTCTTTACGCTTTTTATTAATAGTTATCCCAGATGCACCGATATCTGTTTCACCATTCTTAATTGTTTGGAATACAGGCTCCCAACCAATATTTTGCCATTCCACTTCAAATCCCATTTCATCAGCAATCGCCTTTAAAATATCGACATCAATTCCTACAACATTACCTTTATCATCAAGCGATTCGAATGGTGCAAAAGTAGCTTCTGTTCCTACCTTATAAACTTTTTTACCACTTTCACCTTCGGATGGCTCGCTACCAGATGATGTCTTTTCTTTTGCGCCACAACCTGCTAAAACTATTGCAAATGCTGCGACGACCACAAGTAACATAGATAAACTTTTTTTCATAGCTACTCCCCCTAATTCGATTGTTTTCCGAAACACACTTAATATTTTAGTCAATTCGGAAACTTTAGACTATTAGGTCAATTATAGTGACATTATTCTCTTTAGACAATAACATTCTGTATAAAAGTAATTATTTTTTCATAAAAATTTATTTCGTTTGGGTTTTTTAGCAGAAAACGGCATTAATAAACGGAAATCTAACCTAAAATGTATATTTATACATATCAGAACTATGCCCAAGGTAGATGTTTTTTGGCAAAAAAAAAAGAATCCCCTCAGATAGGATTCTTTTTTCCGACTAGTACACTAGTCTTCACGTACAGTATGTTCACTAAAAAATAATTTGGAGTTGTTGCTTTTTTGAAGGTTTGAAAGGAACACATACGGGAATAATGCTAACTAGATAGTATTCCCATTATTTTCCCCTCTTCTCCACTAAGCAGGCTGCTAAACTACTTATTAGGAGAATGAGCTATAAAAATAAATCAATTAATCAGTAAAATGGCGCCCTCGGAGGGAATCGAACCCCCAGTGCAAGAACCGGAATCTTACGTGTTATCCATTACACCACGAGGGCAATTAAGACCACAAAAAAAAAGTACTCACTCTAGGCTTTATGAAAAGCATGATGTAGATAATCCTCATTTGAAGCATACCTGCAAAATAGTGTACTGTACTTTAACTTATGACCTTATCAATTATACAAACCTATTGCTCATAATTCAACTATAGAATGCAAAAGATTTTAATTTTTTTTAGGCTCTTCACCAAAATATATAGTTGACCGCGCATGACTACGACCGGACGCTTTAGGCAGACGTTGCCTGAGCCTTTTCGTCGCCCGTACTTCGCAATACTTTTTAAGCAAGATCAGATTTTTGTATCGATCCATTTTTTATTTAATTTATTTCACTTTAACAGGGTTAATATTTGACCTTCCCTGACTATAATGTGTATGATAAGGATACAGCTGAAACACAACGGATGTTTTTCAGCAAAAGTATTCGAATTTAGTTTTTTAAGGAGGATTTAACATGAATTTAATTCCTACAGTTATTGAACAAACAAGTCGTGGTGAACGTGCGTATGACATCTATTCACGACTACTAAAAGACCGTATTATCCTATTAGGAAGTGCAATTGACGACAATGTTGCTAACTCAATTGTTGCTCAACTTCTATTCCTACAAGCAGAAGATCCAGATAAAGATATCTCTCTTTACATTAACTCACCAGGTGGATCTATCACTGCTGGTATGGCAATTTATGACACAATGCAAATCATCAAGCCGAAAGTACAAACAATTTGTATTGGTATGGCAGCATCTATGGGTGCTTTCCTACTTGCTGCAGGTGAACCTGGTAAACGCTTCGCATTACCGAATGCTGAAGTAATGATTCACCAACCTCTTGGCGGAGCACAAGGTCAAGCAACTGAAATCGAAATCGCTGCAAAACGTATTTTATTCTTACGTGAAAAATTAAATGGTATTTTATCAGAACGCACGGGTCAACCGCTTGAAGTTATTTCAAGAGATACAGATCGCGATAACTTCATGACTGCTGAGCGTGCAAAAGAATACGGCTTAATCGACCATATTATGGATCGTAGCGACCGTAAATAAAAATAAGGACATCTCAGATTTATTATTTCTGAGATGTCTTTTTTGGTTCTACATATAATGTTGGGATGTTTTATCCGTCGTTGCGATAGGTCTATCCGTCGTTCTGGCGGCGCTTTCCGTCGCTTGGATAGTTCTTTCCGTCACTTTAATTTCTATCCGTCGCTTTGATTTCTATCCGTCACTCTGGCGGCTCTTTCCGTCGTTGCGATTGTTCTATCCGTCACTTTGATGATTCTTTCCGTCGCTTGGATAGTTCTTTCCGTCGCTTTAATTTCTATCCGTCGCTCTGGCGGCTCTTTCCGTCGCTTTGATAGTTCTATCCGTCGCTTGGATGATTCTTTCCGTCGCTTGGATAGTTCTTTCCGTCACTTTAATTTCTATCCGTCGCTCTGGCGGCTCTTTCCGTCGCTCCGATAGTTCTATCCGTCGCTTGGATGATTCTTTCCGTCGCTTGGATTTCTTTCCGTCACTCTGTTAGCTCTTTCCATCGCTTCGAGCCTTTTCTTTCCCTCGCTTTGGCCCTTCTATCCGTCACGTCGGCCCTTCTATCCACGTTTTTGGCCCTTCTATCCACGTTTTTTCCCTTTCTATCCACGATTTCGGCTCTTCTATCCGCCGCGACCTTTTCTTTCCTTCACTTTGGCCCTTCTATCCGGCATTTCGGCTTTTCTATCCACGTTTTTGGCCCTTCTATCCACGTTTTTGGCCTTTCTATCCATCATTTCGGCTCTTCTATCCGCCGCGGCCTTTTCTTTCCCTCGCTTTGGCCCTTCTATCCGGCACTTCGGCTTTTCTATCCACGTTTTCGGCTTTTCTATCCACGATTTTGGTCTTTCTATCCACGTTTTTGGCCATTCTATCCACGTTTTTGGCCATTCTATCCACGTTTTTTCCCTTTCTATCCATCATTTCGACTCTTCTATCCGCCGCGGCCTTTTCTTTCCTTCACTTTGCCTCCTTCGCCTTGCCTTCTCCGGCCTTTTCTTTCCTTCGCTTCGATTGTTCTACCCGTCGCTTTAACTTTCTATCCGCAACTTTTCCCTTTCTATCCATCACCTCGACGATTGAAGTGGCATAGCATTGACCTTCATTTTAGATTGTACAAATAGGATGGGACCTGTTTTTTCAATGTGGAAGAGCAAAAAAACTGCCCAAGATGTAAGTTTTACGTCTTGGACAGTCTCTTTGCATTATATGTTTTTTAATCTTCTTCTTCGATTAGTGCTGCCAATGCTGTAACCGCTTGCTCAGCGTCGTTACCATCACTGCTTAGAACAACCTCTGTTCCTTTTGCGATGGCTAAGCTCATAACACCCATAATGGATTTAGCATTTACTTTTTTCTCGTCTTTCTCAAGAAAGATATCTGCGCTAAAACGATTTGCTTCTTGTACAAATAGCGCTGCTTGTCTAGCTTGTAGTCCTAATTTTAATTTTACATGGACTCTTCTCTCGGTCATTCTCAAAACTCCCCTTTACTACCGTTCATTTTATTAGTTTTATCTTACCTCACTTACTAGCTAAAGAACAATACGTGATTACGCATGACATTCATACCTGAAAAGTATGAAAATTTAACCACCAATTTTTTCACCACGTCTTAAAGCATCGGCAATTTCATCGATTTTCCGTAATCGATGATTGACACCTGATTTACTAACCGTTCCACTTGATACCATTTCACCAAGTTCTTTTAGCGTTACATCTTGATATTCTACTCGTAATCGTGCAATTTCACGAAGTTTTTCAGGCAATTGATCTAGGCCTATTGAGTTTTCAATAAAACGAATATTCTCTACCTGACGTAATGCTGCACCTATTGTTTTATTTAAGTTTGCAGTTTCACAGTTGACAATGCGATTAACACTATTTCTCATGTCTCGCAATATACGAACGTCTTCAAATTTCATCATTGCTTGATGAGCGCCAACAATATTAAGAAAATCAGAAATTTTTTCTGCTTCTTTTAAATAGGTAACAAAGCCTTTTTTTCGTTCAATTGTTTTTGCATTCAACTCAAATTCGTTCATCAAATCCATTAAAGCTTCGCCATGCTCTTTATATAATGAATAAATTTCTAAATGGTAGGCTGATGTTTCTGGATTGTTGACAGAGC
Proteins encoded in this region:
- a CDS encoding basic amino acid ABC transporter substrate-binding protein: MKKSLSMLLVVVAAFAIVLAGCGAKEKTSSGSEPSEGESGKKVYKVGTEATFAPFESLDDKGNVVGIDVDILKAIADEMGFEVEWQNIGWEPVFQTIKNGETDIGASGITINKKRKESFDFTEPYYESQLVIVVKEDSKIKSLDDLKDKKISVQINATGHEAAKKLQGESSTNIMAFETQPIAIQEMLNGNVDATIGDNAVVYEYIKAHPKEKLKVVKDDAFEKEYYGFMVQKGNKELLNLLNEGLKKIKENGKLKEITGTEFK
- the clpP gene encoding ATP-dependent Clp endopeptidase proteolytic subunit ClpP translates to MNLIPTVIEQTSRGERAYDIYSRLLKDRIILLGSAIDDNVANSIVAQLLFLQAEDPDKDISLYINSPGGSITAGMAIYDTMQIIKPKVQTICIGMAASMGAFLLAAGEPGKRFALPNAEVMIHQPLGGAQGQATEIEIAAKRILFLREKLNGILSERTGQPLEVISRDTDRDNFMTAERAKEYGLIDHIMDRSDRK
- a CDS encoding HPr family phosphocarrier protein yields the protein MTERRVHVKLKLGLQARQAALFVQEANRFSADIFLEKDEKKVNAKSIMGVMSLAIAKGTEVVLSSDGNDAEQAVTALAALIEEED
- the whiA gene encoding DNA-binding protein WhiA, whose translation is MSFASETKKELTQIEADNHCMKAEVSALIRMNGSLSFANKQLSLDVQTENAAIARRLYTIMKKMYPYNVELLVRKKMRLKKNNVYICRVREGARELLIDLEIISDDFQFNHTISRKLIEKSGQKRAYLRGAFLAGGSVNNPETSAYHLEIYSLYKEHGEALMDLMNEFELNAKTIERKKGFVTYLKEAEKISDFLNIVGAHQAMMKFEDVRILRDMRNSVNRIVNCETANLNKTIGAALRQVENIRFIENSIGLDQLPEKLREIARLRVEYQDVTLKELGEMVSSGTVSKSGVNHRLRKIDEIADALRRGEKIGG